In the Bradyrhizobium guangzhouense genome, one interval contains:
- a CDS encoding ABC transporter permease, with the protein MLTMIGKRLMFAIPSLIGVVIVTFLLTRALPGDPAAYFAGPAATKEAVEQVRKKLGLDKPLIEQFFRYTNDLAHGDFGNSLTTGQPVATEIRNRLPASAELTLLGLIVSIVIAIPLGVLAATRPGSWVDHLCRITTTAGVSLPVFFTGLVLVYFFYFQLGWSPAPLGRLDVFYSAPPTVTGFYLIDTLLARDFEAFRSALSQLILPATTLAIFSLAPIARMTRASMLAVLASEFVRTARASGLSPTTVIVTYAFRNAMLPVITTLSMVFSFLLGANVLVEKVFAWPGIGSYAVEALISSDFAPVQGFVLTMAVMYVLLNLVIDILYGVIDPRVRLEG; encoded by the coding sequence ATGCTGACCATGATCGGCAAGCGCCTGATGTTTGCGATTCCCTCGCTCATCGGCGTCGTCATCGTGACCTTCCTGCTGACGCGCGCGCTGCCGGGTGATCCGGCCGCGTATTTCGCGGGTCCCGCCGCGACCAAGGAAGCGGTCGAGCAGGTCAGGAAGAAGCTCGGCCTCGATAAGCCGCTGATCGAGCAGTTCTTCCGCTACACCAACGATCTTGCGCATGGCGATTTCGGCAATTCGCTCACCACGGGACAGCCGGTCGCGACCGAGATCCGCAATCGCCTGCCGGCCTCGGCCGAGCTGACATTGCTCGGCCTCATCGTCTCCATCGTCATCGCCATTCCGCTCGGCGTGCTGGCGGCGACGCGGCCGGGATCATGGGTCGATCACTTATGTCGCATCACGACGACAGCCGGCGTCTCACTGCCGGTGTTCTTCACCGGCCTGGTGTTGGTCTACTTCTTTTACTTCCAGCTCGGCTGGTCGCCCGCGCCGCTCGGCCGGCTCGACGTCTTCTACAGCGCGCCGCCGACGGTCACCGGATTCTACCTGATCGACACGCTGCTCGCACGCGACTTCGAGGCGTTCCGCTCGGCGCTGAGCCAGCTCATCCTGCCGGCGACGACGCTTGCGATCTTCTCGCTGGCGCCGATCGCCCGCATGACCCGCGCCTCGATGCTGGCGGTGCTGGCGTCCGAATTCGTCCGCACCGCGCGCGCCAGCGGCCTGTCGCCGACGACCGTCATCGTCACCTACGCCTTCCGCAACGCGATGCTGCCCGTGATCACCACGCTCAGCATGGTGTTCTCGTTCCTGTTAGGGGCCAACGTGCTGGTGGAAAAAGTCTTCGCCTGGCCCGGCATCGGCTCTTACGCGGTGGAAGCGCTGATCTCATCGGACTTCGCGCCGGTGCAGGGCTTTGTCCTCACCATGGCGGTGATGTACGTGCTGCTCAATCTCGTGATCGATATCTTGTACGGCGTGATCGATCCGCGTGTCAGGCTGGAGGGCTAA
- a CDS encoding ABC transporter substrate-binding protein, with the protein MKRRDFLKSVSGLAAGAALPAAPDVITSAYADARSETLLIVSEGGPNNLDIHGVGTNVPGYEVSWNCYDRLISHEMKSGPGGVPYYDRDKFKGELAEEFKIDDMSVTFKLRKNAKFHDGAPVTAKDVKWSLDRAVSVGGFPTFQMSAGSLTKPEQFVVIDDYTVRIDFLKKDRLTIPDLAVIVPCIVNSELVKKHSSEKDPWGLEYTKQQTAGSGAYKVTKWTAGTEVVMERNDDWVCGPLPKIKRVIWRMVPQAGNRRALLERGDADVSYELPNKDFQEMKANGKLNVVSLPFSNGIQYIGMNVTRPPFDNPKVRQAVAYALPYQKIMDAVMFGLANPMFGAPADKPTEVAWPQPHKYNTDMDKAKALMAEAGLAGGFETTISFDLNFAGVNEPLCVLVQESLAQIGIKTTINKVPGANWRTELNKKEMPLFTNVFSGWLDYPEYFFYWCYHGNNSVFNTMSYKSAEMDKLIDGARTAAASGDKAAYDADVKGFVDLAFTDIPRIPLYQPFVNVAMQKNISGYQYWFHRRLDYRAMAKG; encoded by the coding sequence ATGAAGCGCCGCGATTTCCTTAAATCCGTTTCCGGATTGGCCGCTGGCGCGGCGCTTCCGGCCGCGCCTGATGTCATCACCTCGGCCTATGCCGATGCCCGCTCCGAGACGCTGCTGATCGTCTCCGAGGGCGGCCCCAACAATCTCGACATCCACGGCGTCGGCACCAACGTGCCCGGCTATGAGGTGTCGTGGAATTGCTACGACCGCCTGATCAGCCACGAGATGAAGAGCGGTCCCGGCGGCGTGCCCTATTACGACCGCGACAAGTTCAAGGGCGAGCTCGCCGAAGAGTTCAAGATCGACGATATGTCGGTCACCTTCAAGCTGCGCAAGAACGCCAAATTTCACGACGGCGCGCCTGTGACCGCGAAGGACGTGAAGTGGTCGCTCGACCGCGCCGTCAGCGTCGGCGGCTTCCCGACCTTCCAGATGAGCGCGGGCTCGCTCACCAAGCCGGAGCAGTTCGTCGTGATCGACGACTACACCGTGCGCATCGATTTCCTGAAGAAGGACAGGCTGACGATCCCCGACCTCGCCGTCATCGTGCCCTGCATCGTCAACTCCGAGCTGGTGAAGAAGCATTCCAGCGAGAAGGACCCCTGGGGTCTCGAATATACGAAGCAGCAGACCGCGGGCTCCGGCGCCTACAAGGTGACGAAATGGACTGCCGGCACGGAAGTGGTGATGGAGCGCAACGACGATTGGGTCTGCGGTCCCTTGCCGAAGATCAAGCGCGTGATCTGGCGCATGGTGCCGCAGGCCGGCAACCGCCGCGCGCTGCTGGAGCGCGGGGACGCCGACGTCTCCTACGAGCTGCCGAACAAGGACTTTCAGGAGATGAAGGCGAACGGCAAGCTCAACGTCGTCTCGCTGCCGTTCTCCAACGGCATCCAATATATCGGCATGAACGTCACCAGGCCGCCCTTCGACAATCCGAAGGTGCGCCAGGCGGTCGCCTATGCGCTGCCCTATCAGAAGATCATGGACGCGGTGATGTTCGGGCTGGCGAACCCGATGTTCGGCGCGCCTGCGGACAAGCCGACCGAAGTCGCCTGGCCGCAGCCGCACAAATACAACACCGACATGGACAAGGCGAAGGCGCTGATGGCGGAAGCGGGGCTCGCGGGCGGCTTCGAGACCACGATCTCGTTTGATCTCAATTTCGCCGGCGTCAACGAGCCGCTCTGCGTGCTGGTGCAGGAGAGTCTGGCGCAGATCGGCATCAAGACCACCATCAACAAGGTGCCCGGCGCCAACTGGCGCACCGAATTGAACAAGAAGGAGATGCCGCTCTTCACCAACGTGTTCTCGGGCTGGCTCGATTACCCCGAATACTTCTTCTACTGGTGCTATCACGGCAACAATTCCGTCTTCAACACCATGAGCTACAAGTCGGCGGAGATGGACAAGCTGATCGACGGCGCGCGCACCGCGGCCGCATCAGGCGACAAGGCAGCTTACGATGCCGACGTGAAGGGCTTTGTCGATCTCGCCTTCACCGACATCCCGCGCATCCCGCTGTATCAACCCTTCGTCAACGTCGCGATGCAGAAGAACATCAGCGGTTACCAGTATTGGTTCCACCGCAGGCTCGACTATCGCGCGATGGCGAAGGGGTGA
- a CDS encoding aminoglycoside phosphotransferase family protein has translation MTMAPSQTLPHFADAKSFRAFRFDPSQWLPIALDIARGHGLDIASPHVFATGTNLVVGLGDRLILKIFPPLLRAQFVSERGSLMQLNGRLDLPIPEIVAEGERDGWPYLVITLLSGTLGSEVWPHLPETQKQRVLRQIGETIASVQRAPLGPLAGLEPPWDAFMRAQMRGCRDRHTRLGLAPKFLAGLDDLLRDAARLIPMDAPPVILIGEYIPENFLLASRDDQWSLAGLFDFGDVRAGWRDYDLLGPSAFMSAGRPGRVRSLLEGFGYTNPDFALKRRLMALMLLHHASDLNSHICIEGWQDKANDLVELQELIWGE, from the coding sequence ATGACAATGGCTCCATCGCAAACGTTGCCTCACTTCGCCGACGCGAAAAGCTTTCGCGCCTTTCGCTTCGATCCGTCGCAATGGCTGCCGATCGCGCTCGATATCGCGCGCGGCCACGGCCTCGACATTGCCTCGCCGCATGTCTTTGCAACCGGCACCAATCTCGTCGTGGGGCTTGGCGACCGCCTGATCCTGAAAATCTTCCCGCCGCTGCTGCGCGCGCAATTCGTCTCCGAACGTGGCTCGCTGATGCAGCTCAATGGCCGGCTTGATCTGCCGATCCCAGAGATCGTCGCCGAGGGCGAGCGCGACGGCTGGCCTTATCTCGTCATCACGCTTCTATCGGGCACGCTTGGCTCGGAGGTCTGGCCGCACCTGCCGGAAACGCAGAAACAGCGCGTACTGCGCCAGATCGGCGAGACCATCGCGTCCGTGCAGCGCGCGCCGCTCGGCCCGCTCGCCGGGCTCGAGCCGCCCTGGGACGCGTTCATGCGCGCGCAGATGCGGGGCTGTCGCGACAGGCACACGCGTCTCGGCCTTGCGCCGAAATTCCTTGCTGGCCTCGACGACCTCCTGCGCGACGCGGCGAGGTTGATCCCGATGGACGCGCCGCCGGTGATCCTGATCGGCGAATACATTCCCGAGAATTTCCTGCTCGCCAGCCGCGACGATCAATGGTCGCTCGCCGGCCTGTTCGATTTCGGCGATGTCCGGGCGGGCTGGCGCGATTACGATCTGCTCGGTCCCAGCGCCTTCATGTCGGCGGGCCGGCCGGGCAGGGTGCGCAGCCTGCTCGAAGGTTTTGGCTATACAAATCCCGACTTCGCGCTGAAGCGCCGCCTGATGGCCCTGATGCTGCTGCACCACGCCAGCGACCTCAACAGCCACATCTGCATCGAGGGCTGGCAGGACAAGGCGAATGATCTGGTCGAATTGCAGGAGCTGATCTGGGGGGAATGA